In Candidatus Poribacteria bacterium, the following are encoded in one genomic region:
- a CDS encoding Gfo/Idh/MocA family oxidoreductase, with the protein MSQTSPKYRIAIVGCGGISNAHGNAWRNLPEIEIVGACDEKLEPLKRFATEYNVQNTYNDLRLMLEKQQPDVLVIATWPSNHLKNVLEAVRCGIKGILVEKPIAVNTTQLEQMIQVTERADIRLMEAFMYRHHPLTLAVKQKIEEGAIGEVRYARSTFSTGLTDRQNWRLRGDLGGGAVMDLGCYCINIIRYLVGREPQSVWATGKFEPINNVWETLIGTLDFGDGLTGQLDCSFGWTWRESYEVAGTDGTLFVQSAWGNSEGESHFIVNGETIRVDNGVNPYAAEILDLCRAVDTGAPTHLPISDALGNMRAIDALHESAHTGQGIKLSA; encoded by the coding sequence ATGTCGCAAACTTCGCCAAAATATCGTATCGCCATCGTCGGATGTGGTGGTATCTCTAACGCGCACGGAAACGCATGGCGAAATCTGCCAGAAATTGAAATTGTAGGAGCCTGCGACGAGAAACTTGAACCGCTCAAGCGTTTTGCTACGGAATATAACGTTCAGAATACCTACAACGACCTCCGACTGATGCTGGAGAAACAGCAACCCGATGTCTTAGTGATTGCAACGTGGCCCTCGAATCATCTCAAAAATGTGCTGGAGGCAGTGCGGTGCGGCATCAAAGGTATTCTTGTTGAGAAACCGATTGCGGTTAACACGACGCAATTGGAGCAGATGATTCAGGTTACAGAACGTGCCGACATCCGATTAATGGAAGCCTTCATGTACCGACACCATCCGTTGACGCTCGCCGTGAAACAGAAGATTGAGGAAGGGGCTATCGGAGAGGTCCGCTATGCACGCTCCACTTTTTCAACAGGACTCACAGACCGGCAGAATTGGCGATTAAGAGGCGATCTCGGAGGGGGTGCTGTCATGGATTTAGGCTGTTATTGCATCAATATCATCCGTTATCTCGTTGGGCGAGAACCGCAATCGGTTTGGGCAACGGGCAAGTTTGAACCCATTAACAACGTCTGGGAAACTCTGATTGGAACTTTGGACTTTGGCGATGGTCTTACCGGACAATTGGATTGTAGTTTTGGATGGACGTGGCGCGAATCTTATGAGGTCGCTGGTACAGATGGCACTCTCTTTGTTCAGAGTGCTTGGGGCAATTCGGAAGGTGAATCCCATTTTATAGTAAACGGCGAAACTATTCGTGTTGATAATGGTGTGAACCCTTATGCCGCTGAGATTTTGGATCTCTGTCGGGCAGTGGATACGGGTGCGCCAACGCATTTACCAATATCGGACGCGCTTGGAAATATGCGTGCCATTGATGCATTACACGAATCGGCACACACAGGTCAGGGCATTAAACTCTCTGCATAA
- a CDS encoding cytochrome c maturation protein CcmE, which translates to MQKQRRLKVIAASVILLCGMALLVMVGIKRTSVRHFTPAALVADGNKMNSQQVQVDGLIAEGSSEWDAVNFKLTFAVRDREAAATVNVIYKDRLKPDNFTDGGSVFVEGKYDATQNLIVASKLMTKCASKYEGAESATPTSETSYISE; encoded by the coding sequence GTGCAAAAACAGAGAAGGCTCAAGGTGATCGCCGCGAGTGTCATTTTGTTATGTGGTATGGCACTTTTGGTGATGGTTGGGATTAAAAGGACAAGCGTTCGGCATTTCACGCCAGCTGCACTTGTGGCAGACGGAAACAAAATGAACAGTCAACAGGTCCAAGTTGATGGGCTCATTGCAGAAGGCAGCTCCGAATGGGATGCTGTCAATTTTAAGCTCACCTTTGCTGTTCGGGACCGCGAAGCTGCAGCAACAGTCAACGTGATTTACAAGGATCGACTTAAACCGGATAATTTTACGGATGGTGGTAGCGTTTTCGTAGAAGGTAAATACGATGCAACGCAGAACCTCATTGTCGCATCTAAACTCATGACGAAGTGTGCCTCGAAATACGAGGGAGCAGAAAGTGCCACACCCACGAGTGAAACCTCTTATATCTCGGAATAA
- a CDS encoding VWA domain-containing protein: MFEKMMKYPIDVFREGNFSFGVPLPGLLIAVLLVALFAATIWAYRSTEGRIQRVFRGFLIFLRTLVLCLLAFCLLKPFLTIYQTNPDDSYLLVMIDRSKSMQITDSVDSVTRLRRANELLFSEEAGLLEKLNAKFKVRFFAFDTTAKRVPSEALTSAEGESTDIPQAVNEALDDLQGIPLSGAVLLTDGVDRSGVDVAKFAMQIRERKLPIHTVGIGAEEGNSDLELVKVDVPRTAEEDFPVEVWATLKRKGFKGKKVNIQLISNGRALKTESVDMDEGTSWMSQLSGADSESDTKTKRVLLKFTPREAGTQKFEVHAELGETEAVPQNNTKTFLMKVAPTKRVKILFVDGRPRYEFGFIKRALKNDPNIQLTDRFLKGLTADGLPTYGGTRAEVSHDFQFYPDDKEMLFDFDAIILGNVDASQFTLSQLENTVEFVRTRGGGLLMLGGSSSLGNHELSVSYINTPIAQCLPVELELGSPPPPLAPRRIGRSVRSSQSIEDSGFKLQLTPDGKVETLMALAAMPADNLERWQILPTLKGYSKVKRAKAGALVLAEHPTDRNEFGKRILIATHNYNAGRVMVFTPHTSWRWQMLPSHEDADQRSWNQEDSPERFWRQVAKWLTTAPKEHIKLDVAKTVYALKEPIVIEVTATDPEFQLTNNAKIRAVILDASGKRRELKLEQVLGKDGLYTARFIPNRYGEYTVTATGTLNSENLGEQQTLFEVKTSYAEFSNAELNAALLKTLAEGSGGKYYTVEEAPQLVNQIPLVESATSKITDVDIWDMPLIFGAVIALLGFEWFLRKRGGLV, encoded by the coding sequence ATGTTTGAAAAAATGATGAAGTATCCCATTGACGTTTTTCGAGAGGGGAATTTCTCATTTGGGGTGCCATTGCCAGGGCTTCTTATAGCCGTTCTGCTCGTAGCACTGTTTGCCGCTACAATATGGGCATATCGGAGTACCGAAGGTCGTATCCAACGCGTCTTTCGGGGTTTTCTCATCTTCCTCCGCACGCTTGTACTCTGTCTGCTTGCCTTCTGTCTCCTTAAACCTTTTCTCACAATTTATCAAACAAATCCTGATGATTCCTATCTGTTGGTGATGATCGATCGGTCCAAAAGTATGCAGATTACCGATTCTGTGGATTCAGTGACACGGCTGCGCCGCGCCAACGAACTACTCTTTTCAGAAGAAGCGGGACTCCTTGAAAAATTGAACGCAAAATTCAAAGTTAGATTTTTTGCGTTTGACACTACAGCAAAACGGGTTCCAAGCGAAGCATTGACGAGTGCAGAGGGAGAAAGCACGGATATTCCACAAGCGGTAAACGAAGCACTTGATGACTTGCAGGGAATTCCACTCTCTGGTGCTGTCCTGTTGACTGATGGTGTGGACAGAAGTGGTGTTGATGTCGCAAAATTCGCAATGCAAATCCGAGAACGGAAACTGCCTATCCATACGGTTGGCATTGGCGCAGAAGAGGGCAATTCAGACCTGGAGCTTGTGAAGGTCGATGTACCTCGGACCGCAGAAGAGGATTTTCCCGTCGAGGTATGGGCGACGCTGAAACGGAAGGGTTTCAAAGGGAAGAAGGTGAATATCCAATTAATAAGTAACGGACGAGCCCTGAAAACGGAGTCCGTTGATATGGATGAAGGAACCTCTTGGATGTCGCAGCTTAGCGGGGCAGACTCAGAATCTGATACCAAGACAAAACGCGTTCTGCTTAAATTTACACCTCGTGAAGCTGGCACGCAAAAATTTGAAGTACACGCAGAGTTAGGAGAAACGGAAGCCGTCCCACAAAACAACACAAAAACGTTTTTAATGAAGGTAGCACCTACCAAACGTGTAAAAATCCTGTTTGTTGACGGTAGACCGCGTTATGAATTTGGCTTTATAAAGCGTGCCTTGAAAAACGATCCGAACATCCAATTAACGGATCGGTTTTTGAAAGGGCTCACTGCTGACGGTCTCCCAACATACGGTGGTACTCGTGCCGAAGTGTCACACGATTTTCAATTTTATCCCGACGATAAGGAGATGCTTTTTGACTTTGATGCCATCATTTTAGGCAATGTGGATGCATCCCAATTTACACTGTCGCAGCTGGAGAATACAGTTGAGTTTGTACGCACCCGAGGTGGTGGACTGCTTATGTTGGGGGGTTCCAGTTCTTTAGGGAACCACGAACTTTCCGTGTCCTATATCAACACGCCGATTGCGCAGTGTCTCCCAGTAGAATTGGAGCTTGGATCCCCGCCGCCTCCATTAGCACCGAGGCGAATCGGTAGGTCGGTCAGGAGTTCGCAGTCTATTGAAGACAGCGGCTTTAAATTGCAACTCACACCGGACGGGAAAGTCGAAACTTTGATGGCTTTAGCGGCTATGCCTGCCGATAATTTAGAGCGCTGGCAAATCTTGCCCACGCTAAAGGGATATAGTAAGGTGAAACGTGCTAAAGCGGGCGCACTTGTTTTGGCAGAACACCCAACTGATCGAAATGAATTCGGGAAGCGAATTCTTATCGCGACGCATAATTACAATGCCGGGCGCGTCATGGTATTTACACCGCACACCTCTTGGCGTTGGCAGATGCTACCTTCTCACGAAGATGCGGATCAACGATCCTGGAATCAAGAGGATAGTCCCGAACGGTTCTGGCGACAGGTTGCGAAATGGCTGACGACTGCCCCGAAGGAACACATTAAACTCGATGTCGCAAAAACTGTTTACGCGTTGAAAGAACCTATCGTAATTGAGGTTACCGCTACGGATCCAGAGTTCCAGTTGACAAACAACGCGAAAATCCGAGCCGTGATTCTTGATGCGTCGGGGAAACGCCGGGAGTTAAAACTCGAACAGGTTCTCGGTAAAGATGGACTCTACACGGCGCGTTTTATTCCGAACCGTTACGGCGAATACACCGTCACCGCAACCGGGACCCTCAATAGTGAAAACTTAGGCGAACAACAGACCCTCTTTGAGGTAAAAACATCCTACGCTGAATTTAGCAATGCTGAGCTTAACGCCGCGCTTCTCAAGACGCTTGCGGAAGGGAGTGGCGGAAAATACTATACCGTGGAAGAGGCACCGCAACTTGTAAATCAGATTCCGCTTGTAGAAAGTGCAACATCAAAGATTACGGATGTCGATATTTGGGATATGCCTCTCATTTTTGGGGCGGTTATCGCACTCCTTGGGTTCGAGTGGTTCTTAAGAAAACGTGGGGGCTTGGTATAG
- a CDS encoding Gfo/Idh/MocA family oxidoreductase, with product MSRLKYALIGHGRRGASHLSTVAMLKDTFDIVAVCDAHAESAEAGAAKFSVKAYTDVRKMIDETSPDVCDVVVPMPLHHIVSCYLSRCGISHNVETGLAPTLGLMDMMITDAAENGVKLQTSENFPFVPVEQFVYKLIKDGVIGNVHKCYRLFSTTGYHGLAAIRCRMDTAPKRVSSIGHTMPVSPYVDRAKRDHNREGLEFYAVDFENGGIGIAMVGNKNGCLGRNKLVGFETCGERGTIITNGNQGATGGETVNVCTDEDLTLKGGRAQTYEFQREYSANGTLQRIFVELPASLGGTIEWINPYRGTDISETGISLATMLDGIARAVREDTQPLWTGEMGKADQEMVIAAHRSIEMNRQPIELPLKPNPAEEDAFDRDFEVQFGVHPRENIEKALQVNFKAR from the coding sequence ATGTCACGTCTAAAATACGCCTTAATTGGCCACGGTAGACGCGGTGCCTCGCATCTGTCAACAGTCGCTATGTTAAAGGATACCTTTGACATAGTTGCTGTGTGTGATGCGCACGCAGAATCTGCAGAGGCGGGTGCCGCGAAATTCAGCGTTAAAGCCTATACCGATGTCCGGAAAATGATCGATGAAACATCGCCGGATGTCTGCGATGTCGTTGTACCTATGCCTCTACACCATATCGTTTCCTGTTACCTTTCCCGATGTGGCATCTCACATAACGTAGAAACAGGGCTTGCACCAACACTCGGTTTGATGGATATGATGATAACCGATGCTGCAGAGAATGGCGTAAAACTTCAGACATCGGAAAATTTCCCCTTTGTTCCTGTGGAACAGTTTGTATACAAACTTATTAAGGACGGCGTGATCGGGAACGTTCACAAGTGTTACCGACTTTTTTCTACAACGGGGTATCACGGACTCGCCGCCATACGGTGCCGTATGGATACCGCCCCCAAAAGAGTTAGCAGTATCGGGCATACGATGCCTGTTTCTCCCTACGTTGATAGGGCAAAACGGGACCACAATCGGGAAGGTCTTGAGTTTTATGCCGTAGATTTCGAGAATGGCGGTATCGGCATTGCTATGGTAGGCAACAAGAATGGATGCCTCGGACGGAATAAACTTGTCGGTTTCGAAACGTGTGGTGAGCGCGGCACGATTATCACCAACGGGAATCAGGGTGCCACTGGTGGTGAAACAGTCAATGTTTGCACAGATGAAGACCTCACGTTAAAGGGCGGAAGGGCACAGACATACGAATTCCAGAGAGAATATAGTGCCAATGGCACTTTGCAGCGTATCTTTGTGGAACTTCCAGCGTCTTTAGGGGGCACTATAGAGTGGATAAATCCTTATCGGGGGACAGACATTTCAGAGACGGGTATCTCATTGGCGACAATGCTTGACGGTATCGCACGTGCCGTCCGAGAAGACACCCAACCGCTATGGACAGGCGAAATGGGCAAAGCAGATCAGGAGATGGTGATTGCGGCGCATCGGTCAATCGAAATGAATCGACAGCCTATTGAACTTCCCCTTAAACCTAATCCGGCTGAAGAAGACGCGTTTGATCGCGATTTTGAAGTCCAGTTTGGTGTTCATCCACGCGAAAACATTGAAAAAGCATTACAAGTTAATTTCAAAGCGCGTTAG
- a CDS encoding Gfo/Idh/MocA family oxidoreductase — MTEIKIGFIGCGGNANGHMNQLAGIKGASVVAVCDVQAERAQSAAEKHNADPYTAHQALLERDDLDAVYLSLPVFVHRQPELDVIERGLPFFVEKPVAINMDIAREVETAVANAGLITCVGYQLRYLGSTQITQQILQERTINMIVGKYWCSTGHGDPNAWLRQMNKSGGQLVEQATHTIDMMRYMGGEVETVYAMQANRLLKETDCPDANSVTLQFASGAVGSLTATWAYAGDWSNANILDLLYEDELLNWNPSRVLVQEDGEWVDKTEPSPTIDEVFVDAVRSGDGSSILSPYSDAVKTLAISLAANQSAQENRPIAISEIL; from the coding sequence ATGACAGAAATTAAAATCGGATTTATTGGATGTGGTGGTAATGCGAATGGACACATGAACCAATTAGCCGGAATCAAAGGCGCAAGCGTTGTGGCTGTGTGCGACGTTCAAGCAGAACGGGCGCAAAGTGCAGCCGAGAAACACAACGCTGACCCCTATACCGCGCATCAAGCCCTGCTCGAACGTGATGACTTGGATGCCGTCTATTTGAGCCTCCCAGTTTTTGTACATAGACAACCAGAACTTGATGTCATCGAGCGAGGCTTACCATTTTTTGTGGAGAAACCTGTTGCTATCAATATGGACATCGCCCGCGAGGTTGAAACGGCAGTTGCAAACGCTGGACTCATAACTTGTGTCGGTTATCAACTCCGTTATCTCGGTTCGACGCAAATAACGCAGCAGATCCTGCAGGAAAGAACTATTAACATGATCGTTGGTAAGTACTGGTGCAGCACTGGGCATGGGGACCCAAATGCATGGCTCCGCCAGATGAACAAATCCGGCGGTCAACTTGTCGAACAAGCAACACATACAATCGATATGATGCGTTACATGGGCGGAGAAGTGGAAACTGTTTATGCGATGCAGGCAAACCGGCTTCTCAAAGAGACGGATTGTCCTGATGCCAATAGTGTCACTCTTCAGTTTGCGAGCGGTGCCGTCGGTTCGTTGACTGCCACTTGGGCGTATGCAGGAGACTGGTCGAACGCGAATATCCTGGATTTACTGTATGAAGACGAGTTGTTGAATTGGAATCCATCAAGGGTCTTGGTCCAGGAAGATGGGGAATGGGTGGATAAGACAGAACCAAGCCCAACAATTGATGAGGTATTCGTGGACGCAGTGCGCAGCGGTGATGGTTCTTCAATCTTGAGTCCATATAGTGATGCAGTCAAGACACTCGCAATATCGCTGGCAGCGAACCAGTCTGCGCAAGAAAACAGACCTATCGCCATTTCAGAGATTTTGTGA
- a CDS encoding heme lyase CcmF/NrfE family subunit, with the protein MTAEIGQAAIFLSVFSTLWAIGFLCFGLRTRNQNAIRSGRNAVIATFILSSIATGALIYGFVTDDFSMRYVVEVSSAAQPLLYKITALWGRMSGSLLFWLWLLTVAGAIVVWQNHQHNKETNDTLSDYTLIPIAVVQLFFIILVTGLVEGVYNPLERFPNGQMAPDGAGMNPLLQTPSMAFHPPTLYIGWIALTVPFAFAVGALASGRVGSEWILRSRRWTLFSWIVLTIGITLGGNWAYRELGWGGYWAWDPVENASFMPWLLCTAYLHSVMIQEKRNMFKLWNILLITLAFQFTLLGTFITRSGIITSVHAFAQSDIGGYFLGFILASTAGVIGLIIYRWRRLKSANRLESLLSRESAFVLNNWLFVGLTLIILWGTLWPIISEAINGEKSSVPEAFFNQVVIIPGLLLLFLTGAGPIISWKKITANNFQRMFLLPLVIGLIAGALTWGFLAFVKEETSPIYSVLCVSASTFVVVAILAEFYRGAKLRAKRQETSLLNGLSLLIQRNKRRYGGYIVHIGIVILYVGIMGSKGYFLLESKGLRIGESMEVGQFQLTMKDSFEKEFANYRRTGVVFDVAKNGKQVGTMEPARHFYYKTGQGEQDTIESAIRHFGVNDFYIALGSIPPDVKTGGVVNVQVYYNPLIGVVWIGVAVMVLGGIVAIAEKSEHSRDA; encoded by the coding sequence ATGACTGCGGAAATTGGACAAGCCGCTATATTTCTCTCTGTGTTCTCTACCTTGTGGGCGATTGGCTTTCTCTGCTTCGGGCTACGTACGCGAAATCAGAACGCCATCCGGAGCGGCAGGAACGCCGTCATTGCTACCTTCATTCTTAGCAGTATTGCAACCGGTGCCCTAATCTACGGTTTTGTAACCGACGACTTCTCAATGCGCTATGTTGTTGAAGTCTCAAGCGCGGCACAACCCCTACTCTATAAAATCACAGCACTCTGGGGACGAATGTCAGGATCCCTCTTGTTCTGGCTCTGGTTGCTGACTGTCGCAGGCGCGATTGTCGTCTGGCAAAATCACCAGCACAACAAAGAAACAAATGATACCCTCTCGGATTATACCCTCATTCCTATCGCAGTCGTACAACTGTTTTTCATTATACTCGTCACCGGCTTAGTCGAAGGCGTTTATAATCCACTCGAGCGCTTCCCCAATGGTCAGATGGCACCAGATGGTGCCGGTATGAACCCACTCCTTCAAACCCCAAGCATGGCATTTCATCCGCCAACGTTATATATCGGCTGGATCGCCCTGACGGTGCCCTTCGCGTTTGCCGTTGGAGCCCTCGCATCCGGTAGAGTTGGAAGTGAGTGGATACTGCGCTCACGTAGATGGACGCTCTTCTCATGGATCGTTTTGACTATTGGTATCACGCTCGGTGGCAATTGGGCATATCGTGAGTTGGGTTGGGGCGGTTATTGGGCATGGGATCCTGTTGAAAACGCCTCTTTTATGCCGTGGCTCCTCTGTACCGCTTATTTACATTCCGTGATGATTCAAGAGAAGCGGAATATGTTCAAACTATGGAATATCCTTCTGATTACGCTTGCCTTCCAATTCACGCTCTTGGGAACCTTCATCACGCGTAGCGGAATTATCACATCGGTACACGCCTTCGCACAATCTGATATTGGCGGATATTTCCTCGGGTTCATCTTAGCCTCGACTGCAGGGGTCATCGGACTCATCATCTATCGCTGGAGACGGTTGAAGAGTGCCAACCGTTTGGAATCCCTGCTCTCCCGTGAAAGCGCGTTTGTTCTGAACAATTGGCTGTTTGTTGGGTTAACACTGATTATCCTCTGGGGCACGTTGTGGCCAATTATCTCTGAAGCGATTAATGGTGAAAAATCCTCTGTTCCCGAAGCGTTTTTTAACCAAGTCGTTATTATTCCCGGGTTGTTGCTTCTTTTTCTCACAGGTGCGGGTCCAATTATCTCATGGAAAAAAATTACCGCCAACAACTTTCAACGGATGTTCTTATTGCCACTTGTTATCGGTTTAATCGCCGGGGCATTGACGTGGGGATTTCTCGCATTCGTCAAGGAAGAGACTTCTCCGATCTATTCGGTACTCTGTGTTTCCGCAAGTACCTTCGTGGTTGTCGCAATTTTAGCTGAATTTTATCGCGGTGCGAAACTCCGCGCGAAGCGGCAGGAAACCTCCTTGCTCAACGGTTTGAGTCTCCTCATCCAACGGAATAAGAGACGATATGGTGGTTACATCGTCCATATCGGTATCGTTATCCTCTATGTAGGCATTATGGGGTCGAAAGGCTATTTTCTGCTTGAATCTAAAGGCTTGAGAATCGGGGAATCGATGGAGGTTGGACAGTTCCAACTCACAATGAAAGATTCATTTGAGAAAGAATTCGCCAACTATCGTCGAACAGGCGTTGTTTTTGATGTCGCAAAAAACGGGAAACAGGTAGGGACGATGGAACCAGCACGCCACTTCTATTACAAGACCGGACAGGGAGAACAGGATACTATTGAATCTGCCATCCGACACTTTGGGGTGAACGACTTTTATATTGCCCTCGGCAGTATCCCGCCGGACGTTAAGACAGGCGGCGTTGTGAACGTGCAGGTGTACTACAATCCTCTCATCGGTGTTGTCTGGATCGGTGTCGCAGTAATGGTGCTGGGCGGAATTGTCGCGATAGCCGAGAAATCTGAACACAGTAGGGATGCTTAA
- a CDS encoding Uma2 family endonuclease — MTQRELHEVAQGTRAPEDLSMTLAEFLENDIDGYEYVKGELVPMSPPTRIHSKISVKVIRYLDRYVEENQLGEVHVEATFQVGERGLKPDVAFVPTSQLDGDENKGFPIPPDLAIEVISPTDAQSRVVDKAFAYLDAGTRLVWVLEPRSKTVTVYRSESDIALLTREDTLTGEKVVPGFACPVSQLFE, encoded by the coding sequence ATGACGCAACGAGAACTCCACGAAGTCGCGCAAGGAACACGCGCGCCCGAAGACCTTTCCATGACATTGGCGGAATTTCTTGAGAACGATATAGACGGCTATGAATACGTCAAAGGAGAATTAGTGCCAATGTCTCCACCAACAAGGATACATAGTAAGATTAGTGTTAAAGTCATCCGATATTTGGATCGGTATGTGGAAGAGAATCAGTTGGGGGAAGTACACGTAGAGGCAACTTTTCAGGTCGGTGAACGTGGACTGAAGCCAGATGTGGCATTTGTTCCAACGTCTCAGTTGGATGGAGACGAAAACAAAGGATTTCCGATACCTCCCGATCTGGCGATTGAAGTTATCTCACCGACAGATGCTCAGTCGCGTGTCGTTGACAAAGCGTTTGCCTACCTGGATGCAGGCACACGCCTCGTTTGGGTGCTTGAACCCCGTTCCAAAACGGTGACAGTTTATCGTTCTGAAAGTGACATTGCGCTGCTCACGCGCGAAGATACACTCACGGGTGAGAAGGTCGTGCCGGGGTTCGCCTGTCCTGTCTCCCAACTTTTCGAGTAG
- a CDS encoding dihydrodipicolinate synthase family protein translates to MNWQHHSWAGVFPATLCPFHEDESIDEVGLRQYMQELASVPGIKGVVCNGHTGEIMSLRLYERQRVTQITAEAVGDRVKVISGVSAEGSLPAIDDALAAKEAGADAILLMPAHHWLRFGRTPETAVGYFQDVAEGADIPIIVHQYPAWTKAGYSLEEMLEMVKIPQVICIKMGTRDMARWRWDYEQLKEVAPDVPILTCHDEYLLASLLEGSDGALIGFAGFVPELMVDVVHAALNNDLIGARKARSQVDSLARIVYNFGEPSSDAHQRMKCARWLMGRFPSMTMRRPLRQLSTVEVDKIRTRLEETGYQCIH, encoded by the coding sequence ATGAATTGGCAACATCACTCGTGGGCAGGTGTATTTCCGGCGACCCTCTGTCCGTTTCATGAAGATGAATCGATTGACGAAGTCGGATTGCGTCAATATATGCAGGAACTCGCAAGTGTTCCGGGGATAAAAGGTGTTGTCTGTAATGGACACACCGGCGAAATCATGTCCCTCCGCTTATATGAAAGACAACGGGTTACGCAAATTACCGCTGAAGCCGTTGGCGATCGAGTTAAAGTCATTTCGGGGGTTAGCGCGGAAGGGAGCCTTCCAGCGATTGACGACGCGCTCGCGGCGAAGGAAGCCGGGGCGGATGCCATCCTATTGATGCCTGCCCATCACTGGCTGCGTTTTGGAAGAACACCTGAAACCGCTGTGGGTTACTTTCAAGATGTCGCCGAAGGTGCTGATATACCGATTATTGTTCACCAGTATCCGGCATGGACAAAGGCAGGCTATAGCCTTGAAGAGATGTTAGAAATGGTGAAGATCCCACAGGTTATCTGCATTAAAATGGGCACTCGTGACATGGCGCGCTGGCGGTGGGACTATGAACAGTTGAAAGAAGTCGCACCCGATGTGCCTATCTTGACCTGTCATGATGAATATCTGCTTGCCTCCTTACTCGAGGGCAGTGATGGTGCACTCATCGGGTTCGCGGGTTTTGTGCCAGAACTAATGGTAGACGTGGTCCACGCCGCACTCAACAACGATCTTATCGGTGCCCGTAAGGCGCGCAGTCAAGTAGACTCGCTGGCGCGGATTGTCTATAACTTCGGTGAACCGAGCAGTGACGCGCATCAGCGAATGAAATGCGCTCGCTGGTTGATGGGTAGATTTCCCTCGATGACGATGCGCCGCCCGCTTCGTCAATTGTCTACAGTCGAAGTCGATAAAATCCGAACGCGTCTTGAAGAGACCGGTTATCAGTGCATTCATTAA